AATGACTAACACAGGCTCTGTGTTACACACCTGGAAGGAGCACATGAGCGTCTCATCCACACTCATCATGGCACCAGCGTTGTCAAACTCTCCACAGTAGTTGGGAGCCGAGAACAAAGTGACAAGTTGCCTCTTTGCGAAAAACTCATAACCGTCTTCTACCACCTTTGGGCAGAAATGTGAGTCAATACTACAGTATAAAAAGCAGAAGCAGGAGAGTCAGTCACTTGCTCTCTAGTTTCCATTTTAGTTCCACTGGCCATGAGAAGAAACTATTCATTTTAGACAATAACCAAAAATAACCACTAAACATCAGCCACCTCCAACTAACAGAACACAAGGTCTCCTGGCTTTTAAATTATTCACGACGACTTGTAAACATTACCTGATGTGCCCTGCATATTAGGTCCATGTCATGTTTGTGCAAAAATTTGGCCACCACATCTGCACCAAATGTGAAGGAGACACCACGGTCGTTTTCACCCCAGCCCAGCACATCTTTGTCTGGATCAGCCCAAAGCAGGTCACACAACAACCCCTGGTCAGGCACGTCTGTGGGCCGCATTACTCTGCGGATCTGCTCCATCGACTGAAGGTCAGGAGAGAGGCCTGCATAGAGAGATCGTACACCCATCTTAGTTTGGTTTGTATGATCTAATGAAGGCTTAGAAACATCTTATATTAACACAGCCTACCTCCATGACAGCAGAAGATTTTCTCATCTACAATGGCAGCCACAGGTAAACAGTTGAAGCAGTCTGTGAAGGTTTTCCACAGCTTAATATTATACCGCCGCTTGCCTGCCAACACAAGATGAATGACAATTTAGTGCAACAGTCAGGAGGACagatttatgtttgttttttatttacaggCACTTACACTCATCATAAAAGCCATAGATTCGATTAATGGAGGCGCATTCATGGTTGCCACGCAGAAGGAAAAAGTTCTCTGGGTATTTAATCTTGTATGCTAGTAGCAGGCAGATTGTCTCCAGTGACTGCTTCCCCCTGTCCACATAGTCACCCAGGAACAGGTAGTTGCTTTCTGGGGGGAAACCTCCATATTCAAACAGCCGGAGCAGATCATAGTACTGGCCATGGACATCACCTGCAGGTGGCAGCAGAGAACCACAATTTAACCCTTGTGCCTTCACTGCTACTGAGTGTAGTTGGTTTTGTACAGAGTCCACACTTATCACCTCACACAACCAGCAATTACAGAGGAGCAAAGCATCTGATAAATCATGAATTAAACCTCACATAATGATGGTCTTGCACTAGATGTGCACCAGAGTTAGACTTACACTTGCAGATTATTTCACACTTTGTCTTGGTGTTTCAGTAAAACTAAGTGACCCCTCTATTCATTGAACCTCACCGCAGATTTTGAGCGGGGCTTCTAGTTCAAGCAGGATCGGCTGGCTCAGAAAGATTTCACGGGACTTGAGACAAAGGCCACGGATCTCGCTCTCGGTCAGCTGGACGTTTTTCCCTGGGCGAGATCCCttgactgaaaaaagaaaagacgtTTTTATGAGAGATGCAATAAGACACTATACTGAGATCTGtaaaaaagactgaatgaaGTGGATG
This genomic window from Mastacembelus armatus chromosome 8, fMasArm1.2, whole genome shotgun sequence contains:
- the ppp1caa gene encoding protein phosphatase 1, catalytic subunit, alpha isozyme a codes for the protein MAEPDKLNIDSIIQRLLEVKGSRPGKNVQLTESEIRGLCLKSREIFLSQPILLELEAPLKICGDVHGQYYDLLRLFEYGGFPPESNYLFLGDYVDRGKQSLETICLLLAYKIKYPENFFLLRGNHECASINRIYGFYDECKRRYNIKLWKTFTDCFNCLPVAAIVDEKIFCCHGGLSPDLQSMEQIRRVMRPTDVPDQGLLCDLLWADPDKDVLGWGENDRGVSFTFGADVVAKFLHKHDMDLICRAHQVVEDGYEFFAKRQLVTLFSAPNYCGEFDNAGAMMSVDETLMCSFQILKPADKKLYPYGGGGGMGSGRPVTPPRNSAKVAKSKK